TATGATCCTATAAGTGACTCTGTTATAAATCATGAGCCAATAACTATGTCAACTCAAAAGGTACTTAATAAATAGTCTATTGTGCTACATTGTTAAATCTTTTCATATTCTTTTTAGGAGCTTTTCATTAATTAAAGAATGGGAGGCTCCTTAATTAAATCCTTGACGGTCATCCGGAGCTTACATATACTAGTAGAAGTAAATACGTTCTTACATTATGATGATTTCGGGGTGATAACTATGAAAATCAATACAAAAAGCTCTATGCCATTACATGCCCAGGTTAAAGAAATATTAGTAAAGGAAATACTCAGCGGGTGTTATTCAGAAAAAATTCCAAGTGAAATGGAACTGATGAAGAGATTCGATGTGAGTAGGTCCACGATACGTCAAGCGATTAATGGGCTGGTTGATGAAGGATATTTAGAGAAAATACATGGAAAAGGCACATTTCTTGCCTTACGTCCAGTAGAAGAATGGCTAGGCCAATTTAGAACCTATAGGGAAATTATCGAAAATATTGGCATGAGACCCAGTATCAAATTAGTAAGTAAGGGTAAGACGTCCTCTCCAAAAGATGTGGCAGAAGTACTTGGACAAAAAGAGTTTTATGCAATAAAGAGGATAAAATATGCTAATGAAATACCAATTGCCATTGAAAAGGTATATTATCCTATCAAGATTGGACTAGAGTTAGCAAAGTATAACTTGAATAATGCAGCAACATACAGCCTATTGACCTCAATGGGTATAAATCTATGGGAGGCAGAGCAAATAATAACTAGTGCCATTCCTACTAAAGAACAGTGTCAAGTGCTAGGCATAGATACATCAATTAGTGTACTTTCAATTGAAAGGATTAACTATGATCAAGAGGAAAATATTGTCGAATACGAAAAAACTGTATTCAGGTCGGATATGTACTC
The nucleotide sequence above comes from Desulfitibacter sp. BRH_c19. Encoded proteins:
- a CDS encoding GntR family transcriptional regulator gives rise to the protein MKINTKSSMPLHAQVKEILVKEILSGCYSEKIPSEMELMKRFDVSRSTIRQAINGLVDEGYLEKIHGKGTFLALRPVEEWLGQFRTYREIIENIGMRPSIKLVSKGKTSSPKDVAEVLGQKEFYAIKRIKYANEIPIAIEKVYYPIKIGLELAKYNLNNAATYSLLTSMGINLWEAEQIITSAIPTKEQCQVLGIDTSISVLSIERINYDQEENIVEYEKTVFRSDMYSFRVKLGRTLS